A window from Bos indicus x Bos taurus breed Angus x Brahman F1 hybrid chromosome 26, Bos_hybrid_MaternalHap_v2.0, whole genome shotgun sequence encodes these proteins:
- the LOC113884436 gene encoding putative uncharacterized protein ZNRD1-AS1, whose translation MSFDFRFAQAEAYYYQRYQEMLEEACKHKMVLEGEIKTEEKERRPQNEKKEDAKKWHYLVSERELNQIQKHIHRAERARGLRDHNYQLLPQSISSEIPSHEVLNLKKDVSTENIQKTHKAKAKQYRVAWAKKQIKGHQDRMIRGRELTEQRNGQRRAQKIPAQAPAFLKPRVKKKEVKEYEWVTTYPIVQPYAEPLLEVTILMEKSKKENKIGKPLRRELLSIPSFLRSQLQKHKV comes from the coding sequence ATGTCTTTTGACTTCCGGTTCGCCCAAGCAGAGGCATACTACTATCAACGCTACCAGGAAATGCTGGAAGAAGCATGCAAGCACAAAATGGTTCTAGAAGGGGAAATtaaaacagaggaaaaggaaaggagaccACAAAAcgaaaaaaaagaagatgctaAAAAATGGCACTATTTAGTGTCTGAGAGAGAGCTGAACCAGATACAGAAACACATACACCGAGCTGAACGAGCCAGAGGCCTCAGAGACCACAATTATCAACTGCTCCCTCAAAGCATCTCAAGTGAAATTCCTTCCCACGAAGTATTAAACCTGAAGAAGGATGTTTCAACTGAAAACATCCAGAAAACACACAAAGCTAAGGCCAAGCAGTACAGGGTGGCCTGGGCAAAGAAACAGATAAAGGGACATCAAGACCGAATGATTCGAGGGAGAGAACTCACAGAGCAAAGAAATGGTCAACGACGTGCTCAAAAAATACCTGCACAAGCTCCCGCTTTCCTGAAACCTCGagtgaagaaaaaggaagtaaaagaatATGAATGGGTCACCACCTATCCCATTGTCCAGCCTTATGCGGAACCACTTTTAGAAGTGACCATTCTGATGGAAAAGtccaaaaaagagaataaaattggAAAACCACTCCGAAGAGAGCTCTTGAGTATACCATCATTTTTGAGAAGTCAACTACAAAAACataaagtttaa